In Xanthomonas sp. SI, the following are encoded in one genomic region:
- a CDS encoding histone H1-like repetitive region-containing protein has translation MATKKAAKKKPAAKKAVKKTAAKKPAAKKVSVKKAVKKVAKKVAKKVAKVKKAIKKATTKKTTAKKAVKKTAKKATAKKAATKKTAKKATAKKAVKKTAKKAVAKKAVKKSAAKKPAAKKAVAKKAVAKKKPVARKKKTAPVALPATPAPLI, from the coding sequence ATGGCCACGAAAAAAGCTGCGAAAAAGAAGCCGGCCGCTAAGAAAGCGGTCAAGAAGACTGCCGCCAAGAAGCCGGCAGCGAAGAAGGTCTCGGTAAAGAAGGCGGTCAAGAAGGTCGCCAAGAAAGTCGCCAAGAAGGTCGCCAAGGTGAAGAAGGCCATCAAGAAGGCCACCACCAAGAAGACCACCGCGAAGAAGGCGGTAAAGAAGACCGCGAAGAAGGCGACCGCCAAGAAGGCCGCCACCAAGAAGACCGCGAAGAAGGCCACCGCCAAGAAGGCCGTAAAGAAGACCGCGAAGAAGGCCGTCGCCAAGAAGGCGGTAAAGAAGTCGGCTGCCAAGAAGCCGGCCGCGAAGAAGGCTGTCGCCAAGAAGGCCGTCGCGAAGAAGAAGCCGGTTGCCCGCAAGAAGAAGACCGCTCCGGTCGCGCTGCCGGCAACGCCCGCGCCGCTGATCTGA
- the mazG gene encoding nucleoside triphosphate pyrophosphohydrolase, whose product MARLRDREHGCPWDLEQDFASIAAYTIEEAYEVADAIDRNDLGELKDELGDLLLQVVFHAQMAREQGAFGFDDVVTAISDKMVRRHPHVFGDSQVADAEQQTLNWEQIKHDERAAAGKTDSSALAGIARGLPEWQRAVKLQARAARIGFDWPGPEPVLEKLQEELEEVRAEFARGAVQDNQARLQDEIGDLLFVCANLARHAQVDVGAALRHANQKFERRFRAMEQLAQHDGGALDGLSLQQQEAYWQRAKRQERDAAQ is encoded by the coding sequence ATGGCGCGCCTGCGCGATCGCGAGCACGGCTGCCCCTGGGACCTGGAGCAGGATTTCGCCAGCATCGCCGCGTACACCATCGAAGAGGCGTACGAAGTCGCCGACGCGATCGACCGCAACGACCTGGGCGAGTTGAAGGACGAACTCGGCGACCTGCTGCTGCAGGTGGTGTTCCATGCGCAGATGGCGCGCGAGCAGGGCGCCTTCGGCTTCGACGACGTGGTGACCGCGATCAGCGACAAGATGGTGCGCCGCCACCCGCATGTGTTCGGCGACAGCCAGGTCGCCGACGCCGAGCAGCAGACGCTGAACTGGGAACAGATCAAGCACGACGAGCGCGCCGCAGCCGGCAAGACCGACAGCTCCGCGCTGGCCGGGATCGCCCGCGGCCTGCCGGAATGGCAGCGCGCGGTGAAGCTGCAGGCGCGCGCAGCGCGGATCGGCTTCGACTGGCCAGGGCCGGAGCCGGTGCTGGAAAAGTTGCAGGAAGAACTAGAGGAGGTGCGTGCGGAATTCGCGCGCGGCGCGGTGCAGGACAACCAGGCGCGGTTGCAGGACGAGATCGGCGATCTGCTGTTCGTCTGCGCCAATCTCGCGCGCCACGCCCAGGTCGATGTCGGTGCTGCGCTGCGCCATGCCAACCAGAAATTCGAACGCCGCTTCCGCGCGATGGAGCAGCTGGCGCAGCACGACGGCGGCGCGCTGGACGGCCTGTCGCTGCAGCAGCAGGAGGCGTACTGGCAGCGCGCCAAGCGCCAGGAGCGCGACGCGGCGCAATAA
- the cysQ gene encoding 3'(2'),5'-bisphosphate nucleotidase CysQ, with translation MIRITADLRETVIAIAIDAAAAIMAVYATGFEVEHKADASPLTQADLAAHRIIVEGLERLTPDLPVLSEESAHIPWDVREHWTSYWLVDPLDGTREFVKRNGEFSVNIALIHQGAPVFGVVQAPVDGRVWHAVRGEQAYRRDGFRDTALNTRRPAGAPLRVAASRSHRDPRTDALLLRMGETEVIAQGSSLKFCRIADGELDVYPRFGPTSEWDTAAGQCVLQAAGGTLLAADTGKPFRYNRRESLLNGDFLALGDPTLPWRSWLG, from the coding sequence ATGATCCGCATCACCGCAGACCTGCGCGAAACCGTCATCGCCATCGCCATCGACGCCGCCGCGGCGATCATGGCCGTCTACGCCACCGGCTTCGAGGTCGAGCACAAGGCCGACGCCAGCCCGCTGACCCAGGCCGACCTGGCCGCGCACCGGATCATCGTCGAAGGCCTGGAACGGCTGACCCCCGACCTGCCGGTGCTGTCCGAGGAATCGGCGCACATTCCATGGGACGTGCGCGAGCACTGGACCAGCTACTGGCTGGTCGACCCGCTCGACGGGACCCGCGAGTTCGTCAAGCGCAACGGCGAGTTCAGCGTCAACATCGCGCTGATCCACCAGGGCGCGCCGGTGTTCGGCGTGGTCCAGGCGCCGGTCGATGGCCGCGTCTGGCACGCGGTGCGCGGCGAGCAGGCGTACCGGCGCGACGGTTTCCGCGACACCGCGCTGAACACGCGGCGCCCGGCCGGCGCGCCGCTGCGGGTGGCGGCCAGCCGCTCGCACCGCGATCCGCGCACCGACGCGCTGCTGCTGCGCATGGGCGAGACCGAGGTGATCGCGCAGGGTTCGTCGCTGAAGTTCTGCCGCATCGCCGACGGCGAGCTGGACGTGTACCCGCGCTTCGGCCCGACCTCCGAATGGGATACCGCGGCTGGCCAGTGCGTGCTGCAGGCGGCCGGCGGCACCTTGCTCGCCGCCGATACCGGCAAGCCGTTCCGCTACAACCGCCGCGAATCGCTGCTCAACGGCGATTTCCTGGCGCTGGGCGATCCCACGCTGCCGTGGCGCAGCTGGCTGGGCTGA
- a CDS encoding YnfA family protein, with protein sequence MKTLLLFVLTALAEIVGCYLPYLWLREQGSAWLLLPAGASLAAFVWLLSLHPEASGRVYAAYGGVYIAVALLWLWAVQSIRPTRWDLLGAGLCVLGMAVIMFAPRQG encoded by the coding sequence ATGAAGACGCTGCTGCTGTTCGTGCTGACCGCGCTGGCCGAAATCGTCGGCTGCTACCTGCCGTACCTGTGGCTGCGCGAGCAGGGCAGCGCATGGCTGTTGCTGCCGGCGGGCGCCAGCCTGGCCGCGTTCGTGTGGCTGCTGAGCCTGCATCCGGAGGCCAGCGGCCGCGTGTACGCCGCGTACGGCGGCGTCTACATCGCGGTGGCGCTGCTGTGGCTGTGGGCGGTGCAATCGATCCGGCCCACGCGCTGGGACCTGCTCGGCGCCGGCCTGTGCGTGCTCGGCATGGCGGTGATCATGTTCGCGCCGCGGCAGGGCTGA
- a CDS encoding choline dehydrogenase, with product MYDYIIIGAGSAGCVLANRLSEDRDCKVLLIEAGPRDRNPFIHMPAGLARLAGNRRINWNYLTAPEPALNDRRLWWPRGKVLGGSSSINAMCYVRGVAADYDDWAAAGAEGWDWQGVLPYFRRSERNSRGGDALHGGDGPLHVSDLRYHNPLSDVFIAAGEQAGFAHNRDFNGPQQQGVGLYQVTQKDGARCSAAVAYLAPAQARANLQVITDALVLRLLVEGERVVGVAYAQRGAEVQARVSREVLLSAGAVNSPQLLMLSGIGPADELQRHGITVHLDQPQIGANLQDHLDVCTLYRTRPGISYDRRNQLKIAFDYFLRGHRGAGSSNIAEAGGFIRSPLAPDARADIQLHFVPAMLDDHGRNRLPGEGFTLHACHLQPRSRGRLSLNDADPRTPARIQANYLSDPDGFDLRMLVECARLARRILQQPAFDPWRGAPLLPARDDLDEAGLVAYIRAKAETIYHPIGTCRMGNDAWSVVDPQLRLRGLEGLRVVDASVMPRLVSGNTNGPTMMIAERAADLIRGHSALRDG from the coding sequence GTGTACGACTACATCATCATCGGCGCAGGCTCGGCAGGCTGCGTGTTGGCCAACCGGCTCAGCGAGGATCGCGATTGCAAGGTGCTGCTGATCGAGGCCGGGCCGCGCGACCGCAATCCCTTCATCCACATGCCCGCAGGCCTGGCGCGGCTGGCCGGCAACCGCCGCATCAACTGGAACTACCTCACCGCGCCGGAGCCGGCCTTGAACGATCGGCGCCTGTGGTGGCCGCGCGGCAAGGTGCTGGGCGGCTCCAGTTCGATCAACGCGATGTGCTACGTGCGCGGCGTGGCCGCCGACTACGACGACTGGGCCGCCGCCGGCGCCGAGGGTTGGGACTGGCAGGGCGTGCTGCCGTATTTCCGCCGCAGCGAACGCAACAGCCGCGGCGGCGATGCGCTGCACGGCGGCGACGGGCCGCTGCACGTGTCCGATCTGCGCTATCACAACCCGCTGTCGGACGTGTTCATCGCTGCCGGGGAGCAGGCCGGCTTCGCCCACAACCGCGATTTCAACGGCCCGCAGCAACAGGGCGTGGGCCTGTACCAAGTCACCCAGAAGGACGGCGCGCGCTGCTCGGCGGCGGTCGCCTACCTGGCGCCGGCGCAGGCGCGCGCCAACCTGCAGGTGATCACCGACGCGCTGGTGCTACGCCTGCTGGTGGAGGGCGAACGCGTGGTCGGCGTGGCCTACGCGCAACGCGGCGCCGAAGTGCAGGCGCGGGTGTCGCGCGAGGTGCTGCTCAGCGCCGGCGCGGTGAACTCGCCGCAGCTGCTGATGCTCTCGGGCATCGGCCCGGCCGACGAACTGCAGCGCCATGGCATCACCGTGCACCTGGACCAGCCGCAGATCGGCGCCAACCTGCAGGACCATCTGGACGTATGCACGCTGTACCGCACCCGCCCGGGCATCAGCTACGACCGCCGCAACCAGCTGAAGATCGCCTTCGACTATTTCCTGCGCGGCCACCGCGGCGCCGGCAGCAGCAACATCGCCGAGGCCGGCGGCTTCATCCGCTCGCCACTGGCGCCGGATGCGCGCGCCGACATCCAGCTGCATTTCGTGCCGGCGATGCTCGACGACCACGGCCGCAACCGGCTGCCCGGCGAGGGCTTCACCCTGCACGCCTGCCACCTGCAGCCGCGCAGCCGCGGCCGCCTGTCGCTCAACGACGCCGACCCGCGCACGCCGGCGCGGATCCAGGCGAACTACCTCAGCGATCCAGACGGCTTCGACCTGCGCATGCTGGTGGAATGCGCGCGCCTGGCGCGGCGCATCCTGCAGCAGCCGGCGTTCGATCCCTGGCGCGGCGCGCCGCTGCTGCCGGCACGCGACGACCTGGACGAAGCCGGCCTGGTCGCCTACATCCGCGCCAAGGCCGAGACCATCTACCACCCGATCGGCACCTGCCGCATGGGCAACGATGCGTGGTCCGTGGTCGATCCTCAGCTGCGCCTGCGCGGACTGGAAGGACTGCGCGTGGTCGATGCATCGGTGATGCCGCGCCTGGTCAGCGGCAACACCAACGGCCCGACGATGATGATCGCCGAGCGCGCCGCCGACCTGATCCGCGGCCACAGCGCGCTGCGCGACGGCTGA
- a CDS encoding DUF962 domain-containing protein codes for MRRFASFREFYPFYLSEHRHPLSRRLHFVGSAAVLLAVLLAICTGKPRWLWIAPLCGYGCAWIGHFFFEKNRPATFRHPLYSFAGDWVMFKDMLLGRIRW; via the coding sequence GTGCGGCGTTTCGCCAGCTTCCGCGAGTTCTATCCATTCTATTTGAGCGAGCACCGGCATCCGCTGTCGCGCCGGCTGCATTTCGTCGGCAGCGCCGCAGTGCTGCTGGCGGTGCTGCTGGCGATCTGCACAGGAAAGCCGCGTTGGCTGTGGATCGCGCCGCTGTGCGGCTACGGCTGCGCCTGGATCGGGCATTTCTTCTTCGAGAAGAACCGCCCGGCCACCTTCCGTCACCCGCTGTACTCGTTCGCCGGCGACTGGGTCATGTTCAAGGACATGCTGCTCGGGCGCATCCGCTGGTAG
- a CDS encoding NfeD family protein, whose translation MRVEVVAWGALTLLLFAAEALAPGAFMLWMGFAAAAVFVAVLVLPGIPLLLQIGAFVVLSFVSIQIYRTWFRGRDRVSDRPLLNRRAEQLIGRVVTLDQPIQAGRGRAKVDDAFWVVGGPDLPAGSAVRIVGVDGMTLLVQPE comes from the coding sequence ATGCGCGTCGAGGTGGTGGCGTGGGGCGCGCTGACCCTGCTGCTGTTCGCGGCCGAGGCGCTGGCGCCGGGCGCGTTCATGCTGTGGATGGGCTTCGCCGCCGCGGCGGTGTTCGTCGCCGTGCTGGTGCTGCCGGGCATCCCGCTGCTGCTGCAGATCGGCGCGTTTGTGGTGCTCAGCTTCGTCTCCATCCAGATCTACCGCACCTGGTTCCGCGGCCGCGACCGGGTCAGCGACCGGCCGCTGCTCAACCGCCGCGCCGAACAGTTGATCGGCCGAGTGGTGACGCTGGACCAGCCGATCCAGGCCGGCCGCGGCCGCGCCAAGGTCGACGACGCGTTCTGGGTGGTTGGCGGCCCCGACCTGCCGGCCGGCAGCGCGGTGCGCATCGTCGGGGTGGATGGCATGACGTTGCTGGTGCAGCCGGAGTAA
- the gcvT gene encoding glycine cleavage system aminomethyltransferase GcvT, translating to MTQKTILNDSHRALGAKMVDFGGWDMPIHYGSQIDEHHQVRRDAGMFDVSHMTVVDLHGAQVRAFLRHLLANSVDKLKLPGKALYTCMLNPQGGVIDDLIVYYMSDTFFRLVVNAATRSKDLAWIGEQAQKFGVEVREREDFAMIAVQGPNARAKAIGLLREDDRAAVQKLGRFAAFEAVSADGVALFVARTGYTGEDGFEIVLPQEQAVAFWNALLEAGVKPAGLGARDTLRLEAGMNLYGQDMDDSVSPYEAALAWTVALDEGRVFIGRDVLEAQKANGAPRQMIGLVMDDKGVLRHGQKVLTAQGEGEILSGTFSPTLGKAIAFARVPAGAPGQVRVDIRGKEVPVRVVKFPFVREGQVQPGVLE from the coding sequence ATGACCCAGAAGACCATCCTCAACGACAGCCATCGCGCCCTCGGCGCCAAGATGGTCGACTTCGGCGGCTGGGACATGCCGATCCACTACGGCTCGCAGATCGACGAGCACCATCAGGTGCGCCGCGACGCCGGCATGTTCGACGTCAGCCACATGACCGTGGTCGACCTGCACGGCGCGCAGGTGCGCGCGTTCCTGCGCCACCTGCTGGCCAACTCGGTAGACAAGCTGAAGCTGCCGGGCAAGGCGCTGTACACCTGCATGCTCAACCCGCAGGGAGGGGTGATCGACGACCTGATCGTCTACTACATGTCCGACACCTTCTTCCGCCTGGTGGTCAACGCCGCCACGCGCAGCAAGGACCTGGCCTGGATCGGCGAGCAGGCGCAGAAGTTCGGCGTGGAAGTGCGCGAGCGCGAGGACTTCGCGATGATCGCGGTACAGGGCCCGAACGCGCGCGCCAAGGCGATCGGCCTGCTGCGCGAGGACGATCGCGCTGCGGTGCAGAAGCTGGGCCGCTTCGCCGCGTTCGAGGCGGTGTCGGCCGACGGCGTGGCGCTGTTCGTCGCGCGCACCGGCTACACCGGCGAAGACGGCTTCGAGATCGTGCTGCCGCAGGAGCAGGCGGTGGCGTTCTGGAACGCACTGCTGGAAGCGGGGGTCAAGCCGGCCGGCTTGGGCGCGCGCGACACGCTGCGCCTGGAAGCCGGCATGAACCTGTACGGGCAGGACATGGACGACAGCGTGTCGCCGTACGAGGCCGCGCTGGCCTGGACCGTGGCGCTGGACGAGGGCCGTGTGTTCATCGGCCGCGACGTGCTCGAGGCGCAGAAGGCCAACGGCGCGCCGCGGCAGATGATCGGCCTGGTGATGGACGACAAGGGCGTGCTGCGCCACGGCCAGAAGGTGCTCACCGCGCAGGGCGAAGGCGAGATCCTGTCCGGCACGTTCTCGCCGACGCTGGGCAAGGCGATCGCGTTCGCGCGCGTGCCGGCCGGCGCGCCCGGGCAGGTGCGGGTGGACATCCGCGGCAAGGAAGTGCCGGTGCGCGTGGTCAAGTTCCCGTTCGTGCGCGAAGGCCAGGTCCAGCCCGGCGTCCTCGAGTGA
- a CDS encoding serine hydrolase domain-containing protein — MKQNSRHRLLRPVATGMLGVLLPFAMSSTAQTPAPSQPLPPPIYTEATRYTSPTQPLPYRASLPDSKVLPLARDFDVASLEAMAEQLTYGERVPGLAVAIVHNGQVISARGYGVTDVNRPEPVDAHTVFRLASLSKAFAGTMAGLLVNDGTLRWDSKVVDYVPGFQLSDPVATGQLNVADLLSHRVGLTYNAYDRDVESNTDYYTLSHKLAYAPLKCAPGDCYAYQNVAFSLIGDVVFAASGSFYEQSVERRIFKPLGMNDASMGLAGIQASPRWARPHVRSRNGWVSLMPKPTYYRLAPAAGVNASISDMAQWLIAQTGHRPDVLPAPLLATLHAPLITTPGEMRSGWRRERVNSASYALGWRIFDYSGHQVVFHAGAVQGYRGLVALVPERDLGVAILWNGESGLPSGLLPTILDRAIGLPMQRWLDVDTDFGSDNMMAERPDPKDKKGASASKSTASPH; from the coding sequence ATGAAACAGAACAGCAGGCACCGGCTCCTTCGACCGGTGGCAACCGGGATGCTCGGGGTATTGCTGCCCTTTGCAATGTCCTCCACCGCGCAGACGCCGGCGCCCTCGCAGCCGCTGCCGCCGCCGATCTACACCGAAGCCACGCGCTACACCTCGCCGACCCAGCCGCTGCCGTACCGCGCGTCGCTGCCGGACAGCAAGGTGCTGCCGCTGGCCAGGGACTTCGATGTCGCCAGCCTGGAAGCGATGGCCGAGCAGCTCACCTACGGCGAACGCGTGCCCGGCCTGGCGGTGGCGATCGTGCACAACGGCCAGGTGATCAGCGCGCGCGGCTACGGCGTCACCGACGTCAACCGCCCCGAGCCGGTCGATGCGCACACCGTGTTCCGCCTCGCCTCGCTGTCCAAGGCCTTCGCCGGCACCATGGCCGGCCTGCTGGTCAACGACGGCACGCTGCGCTGGGACAGCAAGGTCGTCGACTACGTGCCCGGCTTCCAGCTCAGCGATCCGGTCGCCACCGGCCAGTTGAACGTGGCCGACCTGCTCAGCCATCGCGTCGGCCTGACCTACAATGCCTACGACCGCGACGTCGAATCCAATACCGACTACTACACGCTCAGCCACAAGCTCGCCTACGCGCCGCTCAAGTGCGCGCCGGGCGACTGCTACGCCTACCAGAACGTCGCCTTCAGCCTGATCGGCGACGTGGTGTTCGCCGCCTCCGGCAGCTTCTATGAGCAGTCGGTGGAGCGCCGCATCTTCAAGCCGCTGGGCATGAACGACGCCAGCATGGGCCTGGCCGGGATCCAGGCCAGCCCGCGCTGGGCGCGTCCGCACGTGCGCAGCCGCAACGGCTGGGTGTCGCTGATGCCCAAGCCCACCTACTACCGGCTGGCCCCGGCCGCCGGCGTCAACGCCAGCATCAGCGACATGGCGCAGTGGCTGATCGCGCAGACCGGGCACCGTCCGGACGTGCTGCCGGCGCCGTTGCTGGCCACGCTGCATGCACCGCTGATCACCACCCCCGGCGAGATGCGCTCGGGCTGGCGCCGCGAGCGGGTCAACTCGGCCAGCTACGCGCTGGGCTGGCGCATCTTCGATTACTCGGGACACCAGGTGGTGTTCCATGCCGGTGCGGTGCAGGGCTATCGCGGGCTGGTCGCGCTGGTGCCCGAACGCGACCTGGGCGTGGCGATCCTGTGGAACGGCGAGAGCGGCCTGCCCTCCGGCCTGCTGCCGACCATCCTCGACCGCGCGATCGGCCTGCCGATGCAGCGCTGGCTGGACGTGGACACCGACTTCGGCAGCGACAACATGATGGCCGAGCGTCCGGATCCGAAGGACAAGAAGGGCGCCTCCGCGTCAAAGTCGACCGCGTCGCCGCACTGA
- a CDS encoding SPFH domain-containing protein yields the protein MPSTYFLALVILVAGVIVLFKTVRMVPQGFQWTVERFGRYTHTLSPGLHFLIPVVYGLGRKVNMMEQVLDVPSQDVITKDNAVVRVDGVVFFQVLDAAKAAYEVSNLEIATIALVQTNIRTVIGSMDLDESLSQRETINAQLLNVVDHATNPWGIKVTRIEIRDIQPPRDLIDSMARQMKAEREKRAQILEAEGSRQSEILRAEGEKQAAVLEAEGRKEAAFRDAEARERLAEAEARATTMVSKAIAEGDVQAINYFIAQKYVEAFKELATAPNQKFVLMPMESSGIIGSIAGIGELAREALSKQQSAPPAVPRGMPPRSGV from the coding sequence ATGCCGTCCACCTATTTCCTCGCGCTGGTGATCCTGGTCGCAGGCGTGATCGTGCTGTTCAAGACCGTGCGCATGGTGCCGCAGGGATTCCAGTGGACGGTGGAGCGCTTCGGCCGCTACACCCACACCTTGTCGCCCGGCCTGCACTTCCTGATTCCTGTGGTCTACGGCCTGGGCCGCAAGGTCAACATGATGGAGCAGGTGCTGGACGTGCCCAGCCAGGACGTGATCACCAAGGACAACGCAGTGGTGCGGGTGGACGGGGTGGTGTTCTTCCAGGTGCTGGACGCGGCCAAGGCCGCCTATGAAGTGTCGAACCTGGAGATCGCCACGATCGCGCTGGTGCAGACCAACATCCGTACCGTGATCGGCTCGATGGACCTGGACGAATCGCTGAGCCAGCGCGAGACGATCAACGCGCAGCTGCTCAACGTGGTCGACCATGCGACCAATCCGTGGGGCATCAAGGTCACCCGCATCGAGATCCGCGACATCCAGCCGCCGCGCGACCTGATCGATTCGATGGCGCGGCAGATGAAGGCCGAGCGCGAGAAGCGCGCGCAGATCCTCGAGGCGGAGGGCTCGCGGCAGTCGGAAATTCTGCGCGCCGAGGGCGAGAAGCAGGCCGCGGTGCTGGAGGCCGAAGGCCGCAAGGAAGCCGCATTCCGCGACGCCGAGGCGCGTGAGCGCCTGGCCGAGGCCGAAGCGCGCGCCACCACGATGGTGTCCAAGGCGATCGCCGAGGGCGACGTGCAGGCGATCAACTACTTCATCGCGCAGAAGTACGTGGAGGCGTTCAAGGAACTGGCCACCGCGCCGAACCAGAAGTTCGTGCTGATGCCGATGGAGTCCAGCGGCATCATCGGCTCGATCGCCGGCATCGGCGAACTGGCGCGCGAGGCGCTGAGCAAGCAGCAGTCCGCGCCGCCGGCGGTGCCGCGCGGCATGCCGCCGCGCAGCGGAGTCTGA
- the gcvH gene encoding glycine cleavage system protein GcvH — MSEIPGDLKFLKSHEWARVEGNGHVTVGISEHAQGLLGDLVYVELPNVGDDVVAGNGVAVVESVKAASDVYSPLTGKVVEVNAALSDKPETINEDAYGEGWIFVLEIADPEQLNDLLTPDDYAELLEEDGH, encoded by the coding sequence ATGAGCGAGATCCCTGGCGACCTCAAATTCCTCAAGTCCCATGAATGGGCGCGCGTCGAAGGCAACGGTCACGTCACCGTCGGCATCTCCGAGCACGCCCAGGGCCTGCTCGGCGACCTGGTCTACGTCGAGCTGCCCAACGTCGGCGACGACGTCGTCGCCGGCAACGGCGTGGCCGTGGTCGAGTCGGTCAAGGCCGCCTCGGACGTGTACAGCCCGCTCACCGGCAAGGTGGTCGAGGTCAATGCCGCACTCAGCGACAAGCCGGAGACGATCAACGAGGACGCCTACGGCGAAGGCTGGATCTTCGTGTTGGAGATCGCCGATCCGGAGCAGTTGAACGACCTGCTGACCCCGGACGACTACGCCGAGTTGCTCGAGGAAGACGGCCACTGA
- a CDS encoding DMT family transporter: MPDPDLSSIPAARTAPAAATWLGLAFVLVWCTGYIAGKQVVAHAAPFTALLWRFGLTALCFALAAGPARLKALPRQELARSAVAGVLMLALQFGGVYAAFALGTGSGVAALVIGAMPLLVAWASPWWGGQRLRAAQWLGMALGFAGVATVAADRIDGATPWGGWLALLVGLFGIAAGTLYQKRHAAQLDLRVGLAVQNAAATLVLLPLAAWEGFRFQASDGFVAAMAWLVLVNSIGGFALLFLLLRRGAATQVASLFFLMPPVTAVFGHLLLGEHLTALKLCGFALAALGVWLAGRAR; this comes from the coding sequence ATGCCCGATCCCGACCTTTCCTCAATCCCCGCCGCGCGTACCGCGCCTGCCGCCGCGACCTGGCTGGGCCTGGCCTTCGTGCTGGTCTGGTGCACCGGCTACATCGCCGGCAAGCAGGTGGTGGCGCATGCGGCGCCGTTCACCGCGCTGCTGTGGCGCTTCGGTCTGACCGCGCTGTGCTTCGCGCTGGCCGCCGGTCCTGCACGCTTGAAGGCGCTGCCGCGGCAGGAACTGGCGCGCAGCGCGGTGGCCGGGGTGCTGATGCTGGCCTTGCAGTTCGGTGGGGTCTACGCCGCCTTCGCACTGGGCACCGGCTCCGGCGTGGCCGCATTGGTGATCGGGGCGATGCCGCTGCTGGTGGCCTGGGCCAGCCCATGGTGGGGCGGCCAGCGGCTGCGCGCGGCGCAGTGGCTGGGCATGGCGCTGGGCTTCGCCGGCGTCGCCACGGTCGCCGCAGACCGCATCGATGGGGCGACGCCGTGGGGCGGCTGGCTGGCCTTGCTGGTGGGCCTGTTCGGCATCGCCGCCGGCACCCTGTACCAGAAGCGGCATGCCGCGCAGCTCGACCTGCGCGTCGGACTAGCGGTGCAGAACGCCGCGGCGACGCTGGTGCTGCTGCCGCTGGCGGCGTGGGAAGGCTTCCGCTTCCAGGCCAGCGACGGTTTCGTCGCGGCGATGGCGTGGCTGGTGCTGGTCAATTCGATCGGCGGCTTCGCGTTGCTGTTTCTGCTGTTGCGTCGCGGCGCCGCTACCCAGGTGGCGAGCCTGTTCTTCCTGATGCCGCCGGTGACCGCGGTGTTCGGCCACCTGCTGCTCGGCGAGCACCTGACCGCGCTGAAGCTGTGCGGCTTCGCGCTGGCGGCGCTGGGCGTGTGGCTGGCGGGCCGCGCGCGGTGA